In Carassius gibelio isolate Cgi1373 ecotype wild population from Czech Republic chromosome B13, carGib1.2-hapl.c, whole genome shotgun sequence, one genomic interval encodes:
- the csgalnact2 gene encoding chondroitin sulfate N-acetylgalactosaminyltransferase 2 has product MPRRGLPLQGRARWLLLGIFLLLVLLLFAYLLECTPPADVSRVLPGLGGDPYGKEYYQALLQEQEERHLSRAASLKRQIAQLKQELQEMSEKLRVLQEKKEGPGPQSLIDGRDQEPGDLLEYLHSQIEKAEVNTGARLPSEYALVPFESFTTTKVYQLEMGLTRHPEEKPVRKDRRDELVEVIEAGLDIINNPEEDDGQEDNIPMQRQMFTESHFFEGLYRTERDKGTLYELYFAKENSHEYSHITLFRPFGPLMKVRSTSVDTASTIINIIVPLSGRTEAFVQFLHNFREVCVQQDKRVHLTVVYFGQAGLQEVKASLRKMSSEENFSNYTLIPVDEEFSRGRGLDIGAHAWEKGGDVLMFFCDVDIYFTLEFLSTCRLNTAPGKRVFYPVVFSLYNPAIVYGNLEFPPPIETQLIHKKDAGFWRDFGFGMTCQYRSDFLSIGGFDLEVKGWGVEDVHLYRKYLRSDQIVIRTPVSGLFHLWHEKLCADELTPEQYRMCIQSKAMNEASHSHLGMLVFREEIETHLRKQAYKTQSRPAE; this is encoded by the exons ATGCCCAGACGGGGGCTTCCTCTGCAGGGGCGGGCGCGCTGGCTTCTCCTGGGGATATTTTTGCTCTTGGTACTGCTGCTGTTTGCTTACCTGCTGGAGTGTACGCCGCCTGCGGATGTAAGCCGGGTGCTTCCTGGCCTTGGAGGAGATCCGTATGGAAAGGAGTATTACCAGGCTCTCCTGCAGGAGCAGGAAGAGCGACATCTCAGCCGAGCGGCCAGCCTCAAGAGGCAGATCGCGCAGCTCAAACAAGAACTCCAAGAGATGAGCGAGAAGCTGAGGGTACTTCAAGAAAAAAAGGAGGGTCCCGGGCCCCAGAGCCTGATCGATGGCAGAGATCAAGAGCCTGGTGACCTCTTAGAGTACTTGCACTCACAAATTGAGAAGGCGGAGGTGAATACAGGAGCGAGGCTGCCGAGCGAGTACGCACTGGTGCCCTTCGAGAGCTTCACCACCACAAAAGTGTACCAGCTGGAGATGGGCCTGACGCGCCATCCTGAGGAGAAGCCTGTGCGGAAGGACCGGAGGGATGAGCTGGTGGAGGTGATAGAAGCAGGTTTGGATATTATTAATAACCCAGAGGAAGATGACGGACAGGAGGACAACATCCCCATGCAGAGGCAGATGTTCACCGAAAGCCATTTTTTTGAAG GACTCTACAGGACCGAGAGGGACAAAGGCACACTGTATGAGCTCTACTTTGCTAAAGAGAATTCCCACGAGTACAGCCACATCACCCTCTTTCGTCCGTTCGGGCCCCTCATGAAAGTGAGGAGCACGTCTGTAGACACCGCCAGCACCATCATTAACATCATAGTGCCACTGTCAGGCCGCACTGAAGCCTTTGTTCAGTTCTTGCACAACTTCAG GGAGGTTTGTGTACAGCAGGACAAGCGGGTGCATCTCACAGTGGTGTATTTTGGGCAAGCGGGCTTGCAGGAGGTGAAGGCGTCTCTGAGGAAAATGTCCAG TGAGGAAAACTTCAGTAACTACACCCTGATCCCCGTGGATGAGGAGTTTTCACGCGGCCGGGGTCTGGACATCGGAGCTCACGCGTGGGAGAAAGGGGGTGATGTGTTGATGTTCTTCTGTGATGTCGACATCTACTTCACACTGGAATTTCTTAGCACTTGTCGTCTCAATACAGCTCCAG GAAAACGAGTTTTCTATCCAGTGGTTTTCAGTTTGTACAATCCAGCTATAGTTTATGGAAATCTTGAGTTTCCGCCTCCCATTGAGACTCAGCTG ATTCATAAAAAAGATGCCGGATTCTGGAGGGATTTTGGATTTGGCATGACTTGTCAGTATCGCTCTGACTTCCTCAGCATTG GGGGATTTGATCTGGAAGTGAAAGGCTGGGGTGTGGAAGATGTGCACTTGTACAGGAAGTACCTACGGAGTGATCAGATTGTGATCCGCACTCCTGTATCAGGCCTCTTCCACCTGTGGCATGAGAAGCTGTGCGCAGATGAACTGACCCCAGAGCAGTACCGCATGTGCATCCAGTCCAAGGCCATGAACGAGGCGTCACACTCTCACCTGGGCATGCTGGTGTTCAGGGAGGAGATCGAGACTCACCTTCGAAAGCAGGCCTACAAAACCCAGAGCAGACCAGCAGAATGA